From Drosophila nasuta strain 15112-1781.00 chromosome X, ASM2355853v1, whole genome shotgun sequence, one genomic window encodes:
- the LOC132796774 gene encoding LOW QUALITY PROTEIN: pyridoxal-dependent decarboxylase domain-containing protein 1 (The sequence of the model RefSeq protein was modified relative to this genomic sequence to represent the inferred CDS: deleted 1 base in 1 codon): MSAAGVDDEQRAAEAAAQSPSTTETTAAATTPTTATPVAAITTTTSTPTAPVATTTATTPAVAEIAASSIRSGLAELELRSSQVLQRLENVKALPGSPNKVHLETTTEDEDAAATAATTTTTSAADGTLAAADVVLYTQLRQEHRVPSDILKSLEQLVAYSDSDDDPEFPLPALDDVSHLALISHSIVAYLSHLDRQHLLRVTNSIAGDATRWLGTLFHFPNAASSFHADNADAVLRTVRLAIVARCPGYLEGGIPALAQPCFYISENTTPVRLQYACRQLGIPLEAIKIIPEDSKCGTMDLVLLQKQVQHDLAASRTPLLVVADIGASLCGYVDNLQRLRDVCKAHNMWLHASGHGLAALVCAQTPGNVHDVLHSMALNLGSWLGVPSLPIVLLHRPLQNSALSAFESDPILSRRLNALSLWTSLQALGKKSIAERLHVAFQTCSILFEIASKCEGIRVLSHTPGAALSDIIGSGVFDVNALFDAAAPVVVYQFDGSTTIPITSGASSLENTTVDAGHKPLEKLNNASYFDRLNSWLGQILQRDCPNFDFEVIEHPTHGSCIRYCPLELGLGEQPPSSENLESFAQSLEAHVDILRATIKHKARFMHLVDRSEVLRLVPLPEWAGMGGVRFVPEGWESLLTDQAKTELNKLNIDLVEALKSTDNAFSLGEGTDGLICVRFGMVTHETEVEELLDLVVTVGKSVQENSRVLDTMSEIVKKGIEAATADLQRESEEKLWQEGILRHVPVVGRVFNWWSPPAKESGIKGRSLNLTQGVVESTENIYKYHMQMSGETAHQLPANRSPPTPMIQTPVVSSSTPPVFPTVEPVVGAGDAAEAAASTTATEVATAATAAVAAVAAAASAAAAGGATTTGAATTTTTTTSMTGNHVDHARTVSQSSGGSSSVPELVAMNSAINNNA, from the exons ATGTCTGCGGCTGGAGTTGATGACGAGCAACGGGCTGCCGAAGCTGCAGCACAGTCGCCATCAACAACGGAaacaaccgcagcagcaacaacaccaacaacggCAACTCCAGTagcggcaataacaacaacaacaagtacacCAACAGCaccagtggcaacaacaacagcaacaacaccagcagtgGCCGAAATTGCCGCATCCAGC ATACGCTCCGGATTGGCTGAATTG GAATTGCGTTCGTCGCAGGTGCTGCAACGTCTGGAGAATGTCAAAGCACTGCCCGGTTCACCCAATAAAGTGCACCTCGAGACAACAACCGAAGATGAAGATGCGGCAGccacagctgcaacaacaacaacaacatcagctgcCGACGGCACTTTGGCGGCCGCGGATGTTGTGCTGTACACACAGCTGCGTCAGGAGCACCGCGTGCCTTCGGATATACTCAAATCGCTAGAGCAACTCGTTGCCTATTCGGACAGCGACGATGATCCCGAGTTTCCGCTGCCCGCTCTCGATGATGTCTCCCATTTGGCGCTAATCTCGCACAGCATCGTGGCGTATCTGTCGCATCTGGATCGCCAGCATCTGTTGCGTGTGACCAATAGCATTGCGGGCGATGCCACACGCTGGCTGGGCACACTGTTCCATTTCCCCAATGCCGCGAGCAGTTTCCATGCCGACAATGCCGATGCCGTCCTGCGCACCGTGCGCCTGGCCATCGTTGCCCGCTGTCCCGGGTATCTGGAGGGTGGCATACCCGCTCTGGCGCAACCATGTTTCTACATTTCGGAGAATACGACGCCGGTGCGACTGCAATACGCCTGCCGGCAGCTGGGCATACCGCTGGAGGCCATCAAAATCATACCGGAGGACAGCAAATGCGGCACCATGGATCTTGTGCTCCTGCAGAAGCAGGTGCAACATGATTTGGCCGCCAGTCGCACGCCGTTGCTTGTCGTCGCCGACATTGGCGCCTCGCTCTGTGGCTATGTGGATAATCTGCAGCGTTTACGGGACGTTTGCAAGGCGCACAACATGTGGCTGCATGCCAGCGGCCATGGTTTGGCGGCTCTCGTCTGTGCCCAGACGCCGGGCAATGTGCACGATGTGCTGCACTCGATGGCACTGAATTTGGGCAGCTGGCTGGGCGTGCCCAGTTTGCCAATTGTGCTGTTGCATCGTCCGTTGCAGAACAGTGCTTTGAGTGCCTTTGAATCGGATCCAATCCTGTCGAGGCGTCTCAATGCCTTGTCGCTGTGGACGAGTCTGCAGGCGCTGGGCAAAAAGTCGATTGCGGAGCGGTTGCATGTGGCATTCCAAACATGCAGCATTCTCTTTGAGATCGCTTCGAAATGCGAAGGAATTCGTGTGCTG AGCCACACTCCCGGCGCTGCATTGTCGGACATTATTGGAAGCGGCGTGTTTGATGTGAACGCCTTGTTTGATGCCGCCGCTCCAGTTGTTGTCTATCAGTTTGATGGCAGCACAACCATTCCAATTACCAGCGGCGCAAGCAGCCTGGAAAACACCACTGTGGACGCGGGCCACAAGCCGCTGGAGAAGCTCAACAATGCCTCATACTTTGATCGTCTCAATTCGTGGCTGGGACAAATACTGCAGCGGGATTGTCCCAAT TTTGACTTTGAGGTGATTGAGCATCCAACGCATGGCAGTTGTATACGCTATTGTCCGCTCGAATTGGGCTTGGGCGAACAGCCGCCCAGCTCGGAGAATCTGGAGAGCTTTGCCCAGAGCTTGGAGGCGCATGTCGATATCTTGCGTGCCACCATCAAGCACAAGGCACGCTTCATGCATCTCGTTGATCGCAGCGAAGTGTTGCGTCTGGTGCCGCTGCCCGAATGGGCGGGCATGGGCGGTGTACGCTTTGTGCCCGAGGGCTGGGAATCGTTGTTAACCGATCAGGCCAAAACCGAGCTCAATAAGCTCAACATTGATCTGGTCGAGGCGCTCAAGTCAACGGATAATGCATTTTCGCTGGGCGAGGGCACCGATGGCCTGATCTGTGTGCGCTTTGGCATGGTGACGCACGAAACAGAAGTGGAGGAGCTGCTCGATTTGGTTGTCACTGTCGGCAAGAGTGTGCAGGAGAATTCACGTGTGCTGGACACCATGTCCGAGATTGTCAAGAAG GGCATTGAGGCGGCCACCGCAGACTTGCAGCGCGAGTCGGAGGAGAAGCTGTGGCAGGAGGGCATTTTGCGACATGTGCCGGTGGTGGGACGTGTCTTCAACTGGTGGTCACCGCCCGCCAAGGAGTCGGGCATCAAGGGGCGCAGCCTCAATCTCACCCAAGGCGTTGTCGAGAGCACCGAGAACATTTACAA GTACCACATGCAAATGTCGGGCGAGACGGCGCATCAACTGCCAGCGAATCGTTCGCCTCCGACGCCCATGATACAGACGCCAGTGGTGTCATCGTCCACGCCGCCCGTCTTTCCCACTGTGGAACCAGTGGTCGGTGCTGGTGACGCTGCcgaagcagcagccagcacCACAGCAACTGAAgtagccacagcagcaacagccgcgGTTGCAGCcgtagcagctgctgcttccgctgctgctgctggtggtgcaacaacaacaggagcagcaacaacgacgacgacaacaacatcaatgACTGGCAACCATGTGGATCATGCGCGTAccgtcagccaaagcagcggTGGCTCCTCTTCGGTGCCGGAGCTGGTGGCCATGAATAGTGCAATCAACAATAATGCTTAA